In uncultured Bacteroides sp., the following proteins share a genomic window:
- a CDS encoding DUF134 domain-containing protein, which translates to MARTKKNRLIQMAPNFNGFKPQGLHHKCSSQVLINFEEYEALKLCDYELYTQAEAAALMNVSRPTFTRIYESVRRKIAKAFIEGSQIVFDGGNVDVVRWYRCSECDISFTLTDKLNQHCPLCKSKSIILNS; encoded by the coding sequence ATGGCACGTACCAAGAAGAACAGGCTTATACAAATGGCTCCAAATTTCAATGGATTCAAACCGCAGGGATTACATCATAAATGTAGCTCCCAGGTTCTGATTAACTTTGAAGAATATGAAGCATTGAAACTTTGTGATTATGAACTGTATACACAAGCCGAGGCTGCTGCTTTGATGAATGTTTCCCGACCTACGTTTACCAGGATATATGAAAGTGTACGTAGAAAAATTGCAAAAGCATTTATTGAAGGTAGTCAGATTGTTTTTGATGGAGGTAATGTAGATGTGGTTCGTTGGTATAGGTGCAGTGAATGCGATATATCGTTCACGCTGACAGATAAATTAAATCAGCATTGCCCCCTATGCAAAAGTAAATCAATAATCTTAAATAGCTAG